In Qipengyuania pelagi, the following are encoded in one genomic region:
- the groL gene encoding chaperonin GroEL (60 kDa chaperone family; promotes refolding of misfolded polypeptides especially under stressful conditions; forms two stacked rings of heptamers to form a barrel-shaped 14mer; ends can be capped by GroES; misfolded proteins enter the barrel where they are refolded when GroES binds), translating into MAAKDVKFSRDAREGIQRGVDTLANAVKVTLGPKGRNVVIDKSFGAPRITKDGVTVAKEIELKDKFENMGAQMLKEVASKSNDAAGDGTTTATVLAQSIVTEGMKSVAAGMNPMDLKRGIDLAVEKVVENLKSRSKDVSGSSEIAQVGIISANGDREVGEKIAEAMDKVGKEGVITVDESKGLEFELETVEGMQFDRGYLSPYFITNPDKMTVELDNPYILIHEKKLSNLQSMLPVLEAAVQSGRPLLIIAEDIEGEALATLVVNKLRGGLKVAAVKAPGFGDRRKAMLQDIAILTKGEMISEDLGIKLENVTLGMLGEAKRVTIDKDNTTIVDGAGDEADIKARVGEIRTQIDNTSSDYDREKLQERLAKLAGGVAVIKVGGATEVEVKERKDRVDDALHATRAAVEEGIVPGGGTALLYASKSLDGLSGANDDQTRGIDIVRRALTAPVRQIATNAGHDGAVVSGKLFDGNDESLGFNAATDTYENLVSAGVIDPTKVVRTALQNAASVAGLLITTEAAIVEKPEDKNSGGGMPDMGGMGGGMGGMGF; encoded by the coding sequence ATGGCAGCCAAGGACGTAAAGTTCAGCCGCGACGCGCGCGAAGGCATTCAGCGCGGCGTCGACACCCTCGCCAACGCCGTCAAGGTCACGCTCGGCCCCAAGGGTCGCAACGTCGTCATCGACAAGAGCTTCGGCGCCCCGCGCATCACCAAGGACGGCGTCACCGTCGCCAAGGAAATCGAACTCAAGGACAAGTTCGAGAACATGGGCGCGCAGATGCTCAAGGAAGTCGCTTCCAAGTCGAACGACGCGGCGGGTGACGGCACCACCACCGCCACCGTGCTCGCCCAGTCGATCGTGACCGAGGGCATGAAGTCGGTCGCCGCGGGCATGAACCCGATGGACCTGAAGCGCGGCATCGACCTCGCGGTCGAAAAGGTCGTCGAGAATCTGAAGAGCCGTTCGAAGGACGTCTCGGGTTCCAGCGAGATCGCCCAGGTCGGCATCATTTCCGCCAATGGCGACCGTGAAGTCGGCGAGAAGATCGCCGAAGCCATGGATAAGGTCGGCAAGGAAGGCGTCATCACCGTCGACGAATCGAAGGGCCTCGAATTCGAGCTCGAGACCGTCGAAGGGATGCAGTTCGATCGCGGCTACCTGTCGCCGTACTTCATCACCAACCCGGACAAGATGACGGTCGAACTCGACAACCCGTACATCCTGATCCATGAAAAGAAGCTGTCGAACCTCCAGTCGATGCTTCCGGTGCTCGAAGCCGCGGTCCAGTCGGGCCGTCCGCTGCTGATCATCGCGGAAGACATCGAAGGCGAAGCGCTCGCCACTCTCGTCGTGAACAAGCTGCGCGGCGGCCTGAAGGTCGCGGCGGTCAAGGCCCCCGGCTTCGGCGATCGTCGCAAGGCGATGCTGCAGGACATCGCGATCCTGACCAAGGGCGAGATGATCAGCGAAGATCTCGGCATCAAGCTCGAAAACGTCACGCTCGGAATGCTCGGCGAAGCCAAGCGCGTCACCATCGACAAGGACAACACCACCATCGTCGACGGTGCCGGTGACGAGGCCGACATCAAGGCCCGCGTCGGCGAGATCCGCACCCAGATCGACAACACCTCCAGCGATTACGACCGCGAGAAGCTGCAAGAGCGTCTCGCCAAGCTCGCCGGCGGCGTGGCCGTGATCAAGGTCGGCGGTGCCACCGAAGTCGAGGTGAAGGAGCGCAAGGATCGCGTCGACGACGCGCTGCACGCGACCCGTGCTGCCGTCGAAGAAGGCATCGTCCCCGGTGGCGGCACCGCGTTGCTCTACGCCTCGAAGTCGCTGGACGGCCTTTCGGGCGCGAACGACGACCAGACCCGCGGGATCGACATCGTGCGCCGCGCGCTGACCGCGCCGGTTCGCCAGATTGCGACCAATGCGGGCCATGACGGCGCGGTTGTGTCGGGCAAGCTGTTCGACGGCAACGACGAATCGCTCGGCTTCAACGCCGCGACCGACACCTACGAGAACCTGGTGTCGGCTGGCGTCATCGACCCGACCAAGGTCGTGCGCACGGCGCTTCAGAACGCGGCCTCGGTCGCCGGTCTGCTGATCACCACCGAAGCGGCCATCGTCGAAAAGCCGGAAGACAAGAATTCCGGCGGCGGCATGCCCGACATGGGTGGCATGGGCGGCGGTATGGGCGGCATGGGCTTCTAA
- the rplJ gene encoding 50S ribosomal protein L10 produces MDRSQKADSVAELNAVFAEAGVVVVTRNLGLTVAQSTELRQKMRDAGATYKVAKNRLAKLALKDTDYTGIDEYLSGPTALAYSTDPVAAAKVAVDFAKTNDKLEIVGGSMGASVLDEAGIKALASMPSLDELRGTIVGLVNAPATKVVRTIKEPVSMLARVFGAYGAKEAA; encoded by the coding sequence ATGGATCGTTCGCAGAAAGCCGATTCGGTCGCCGAGCTCAACGCAGTCTTCGCCGAGGCGGGCGTGGTGGTCGTCACCCGCAACCTCGGCCTCACGGTGGCCCAGTCCACCGAACTGAGGCAGAAGATGCGCGACGCTGGCGCGACCTACAAGGTTGCGAAGAATCGCCTCGCCAAGCTCGCCCTGAAGGACACCGATTACACCGGTATCGACGAATATCTGAGCGGGCCTACCGCGCTCGCCTATTCGACCGATCCGGTTGCGGCCGCGAAGGTCGCGGTGGACTTCGCCAAGACCAACGACAAGCTTGAAATCGTCGGTGGTTCCATGGGGGCGAGCGTGCTCGACGAAGCCGGGATCAAGGCACTCGCCTCGATGCCCTCGCTCGACGAGCTGCGCGGCACGATCGTGGGTCTTGTCAATGCGCCGGCCACCAAGGTCGTCCGCACGATCAAGGAACCCGTATCGATGCTCGCACGCGTCTTCGGTGCCTATGGCGCCAAGGAAGCGGCGTAA
- a CDS encoding acyloxyacyl hydrolase: protein MRLSILAAALATGLAVPAQAGELFGGVYAHAVDTPFTFDTGEGGADVQIGVRSDPIEALRVIGKPSAHVFGSLNSEEGGTDFVAAGLSWKVDAGPVYIRPGVGLALHNAPELRVDPATRIRTDLGSRVLFEPEIAIGTDLSERVSVEASWVHISNARLFNREQNPGIDMMGVRLNWKI, encoded by the coding sequence ATGCGCCTTTCCATCCTTGCCGCCGCCCTCGCAACCGGTCTCGCCGTTCCCGCGCAGGCAGGCGAGCTGTTCGGCGGTGTCTACGCCCACGCGGTCGACACGCCGTTCACATTCGATACCGGGGAAGGCGGAGCGGACGTCCAGATCGGCGTGCGCAGCGATCCGATCGAGGCCTTGCGCGTCATCGGCAAGCCGTCCGCGCATGTCTTCGGATCGCTCAACAGCGAAGAGGGCGGCACCGATTTCGTGGCCGCCGGTCTGTCGTGGAAGGTGGACGCGGGCCCGGTCTATATCCGCCCCGGCGTTGGCCTCGCGCTCCACAACGCGCCCGAATTGCGCGTCGACCCCGCCACCCGCATTCGCACCGATCTGGGCAGTCGCGTGCTCTTCGAACCCGAGATCGCGATCGGGACGGATCTGTCGGAGCGCGTCTCGGTGGAGGCGAGCTGGGTCCACATCAGCAATGCCCGCCTGTTCAATCGCGAGCAGAACCCCGGCATCGACATGATGGGCGTGCGGCTGAACTGGAAAATCTGA
- a CDS encoding DUF305 domain-containing protein: MMTLRLSLTAALLATAATAPLAAQDAPIVLPGAPGEASRTIDAKEAIAITGVSYAPGDVRFMQDMILHHRQAVTMAELAKTRASDERVKNTADRILASQADEIDFMREWLEARGESVTGPTMTGAAGHEGHDPHMGHELMQGMASAEEMAELATLSGTAFDRMFLDLMVKHHQGAVAMVETLHRSPGTAYEPTVFEFTNEVVNDQNAEIGRMNALLARLSDDPRATLAAGFRDAGEAISNMRLLAAMPKAAGFFDPGNPAQLQPLIEDKSEADAEASADGEDREEILEGEEKEPRFGERGSLLTFWSTDMAFKDDLLITGSYHGFNIYRLGTDGVPNLVSSTVCPGGQGDVSVVGDLLLMSVQDSRARLDCGLGGVQGRVSDERMRGLRIFDISDLTAPRQVGAVQTCRGSHTHSVVSADDRRIVVYNSGTSYVRPDQELAGCFEDGGDATALFSIDVIEIPVADPGKARLVGSPRVFAEGNNIAGLWRGGDHGDGTQETRVTDQCHDITVFPSKNIAAGACSGNGIVMDISDPLNPKRLSDVTDEGFAYWHSATFNNDGSKVVFTDEWGGGTRPRCQAGDPTNWGADAFYAIEDGKLVYRGTYKLPAPQGDKENCVAHNGSIVPVPGRDIFVQAWYQGGISVIDFTDATKPFEIAYFDRGPVDEDQLVTAGYWSAYWYKGRIYATEIARGLDVLALEPSEYLTAEEIAAASAARYPGDVFNPQTQTEVNWSEDQIRAAESSRLGG; encoded by the coding sequence ATGATGACCCTTCGCCTTTCGCTGACCGCGGCGCTGCTCGCGACTGCCGCCACTGCTCCTCTGGCGGCGCAGGATGCCCCCATCGTCCTGCCCGGCGCGCCGGGCGAGGCGTCGCGCACGATCGATGCGAAGGAAGCGATCGCGATCACCGGAGTCAGCTATGCGCCCGGCGATGTCCGCTTCATGCAGGACATGATCCTCCACCACCGACAGGCGGTCACGATGGCGGAACTCGCCAAGACCCGCGCCAGCGACGAGCGCGTGAAGAACACCGCTGATCGCATCCTCGCCAGCCAGGCCGACGAAATCGACTTCATGCGCGAATGGCTGGAGGCACGCGGCGAAAGCGTGACCGGCCCCACGATGACGGGCGCTGCGGGCCATGAAGGCCACGATCCCCACATGGGGCACGAGCTGATGCAGGGCATGGCCAGCGCCGAGGAGATGGCCGAACTCGCGACGCTGTCGGGCACTGCCTTCGACCGGATGTTCCTCGATCTGATGGTGAAGCACCACCAGGGTGCGGTGGCGATGGTGGAGACGCTGCACCGTTCGCCGGGCACCGCCTACGAGCCGACCGTGTTCGAATTCACCAATGAGGTGGTGAACGATCAGAACGCCGAGATCGGCCGCATGAACGCCCTGCTCGCGCGCCTGTCGGACGATCCGCGCGCCACGCTGGCGGCGGGCTTCCGCGACGCGGGCGAGGCGATTTCGAACATGCGCCTCCTCGCTGCCATGCCCAAGGCGGCCGGTTTCTTCGATCCCGGCAATCCCGCCCAGCTCCAGCCGCTGATCGAGGACAAGAGCGAGGCCGACGCCGAAGCCAGCGCCGATGGCGAGGATCGCGAGGAAATCCTCGAAGGCGAGGAGAAGGAACCGCGCTTCGGAGAGCGCGGATCGCTGCTGACCTTCTGGTCCACCGATATGGCGTTCAAGGACGATCTGCTGATCACCGGCAGCTATCACGGCTTCAATATCTACCGCCTCGGCACGGACGGCGTGCCGAACCTCGTCAGCTCCACCGTCTGTCCGGGCGGGCAGGGCGACGTCTCGGTCGTGGGCGATCTCCTGTTGATGAGCGTGCAGGACAGCCGGGCGCGGCTCGATTGCGGCCTCGGTGGCGTCCAGGGCCGTGTCAGCGACGAGCGCATGCGCGGTCTGCGCATCTTCGACATCTCGGATCTGACCGCGCCGCGCCAGGTGGGGGCGGTGCAGACCTGCCGTGGCAGCCATACCCACTCGGTCGTTTCGGCGGACGATCGCCGCATCGTGGTCTACAATTCGGGCACGTCCTACGTCCGGCCCGACCAGGAGCTGGCGGGCTGTTTCGAGGATGGGGGCGATGCGACGGCCCTGTTCAGTATCGACGTGATCGAGATTCCGGTGGCCGATCCCGGCAAGGCCCGCCTCGTCGGCAGCCCGCGTGTCTTCGCGGAAGGGAATAATATCGCCGGGCTCTGGCGCGGTGGCGATCACGGGGACGGCACGCAGGAAACGCGCGTCACCGACCAGTGCCACGACATCACCGTCTTCCCGTCCAAGAACATCGCCGCGGGCGCGTGTTCAGGCAACGGGATCGTCATGGATATCAGCGATCCGCTGAACCCCAAGCGCCTCAGCGACGTGACCGACGAAGGCTTCGCCTATTGGCATTCCGCCACCTTCAACAATGACGGCAGCAAGGTGGTCTTCACCGACGAATGGGGCGGGGGCACACGCCCGCGTTGCCAGGCGGGCGATCCGACGAATTGGGGCGCCGATGCCTTCTACGCGATCGAGGACGGAAAGCTGGTCTATCGCGGCACCTACAAGCTGCCCGCGCCGCAGGGCGACAAGGAGAATTGCGTCGCCCATAACGGATCGATCGTCCCCGTTCCGGGCCGCGATATCTTCGTCCAGGCGTGGTATCAGGGCGGGATCAGCGTGATCGACTTCACCGATGCGACCAAGCCGTTCGAGATTGCCTATTTCGACCGCGGGCCGGTGGACGAGGATCAGCTGGTCACCGCCGGATACTGGTCGGCCTATTGGTACAAGGGCCGCATCTACGCGACCGAGATCGCGCGCGGGCTCGACGTGCTGGCGCTGGAGCCGAGCGAATATCTGACCGCCGAGGAAATCGCGGCGGCGAGCGCGGCCCGCTATCCGGGCGACGTCTTCAATCCGCAGACCCAGACCGAGGTTAACTGGAGTGAGGACCAGATCCGCGCGGCGGAAAGCAGTCGCCTTGGTGGCTGA
- a CDS encoding host attachment protein, whose amino-acid sequence MRIPSNAHVAIVDGKNFTVMRNGGAPLEPKLDRAEQPDLSATNYSAGVRHQDNIGREKGTSTQLDELAHAAAVSEWLNSQCVSGDIADLLVIADPKTLGEMRHHYHSELEKRLVGEIAKTMTGQPTDKIEQAIASA is encoded by the coding sequence ATGCGTATCCCCAGCAACGCCCATGTCGCCATCGTTGACGGCAAGAATTTCACCGTCATGCGCAATGGCGGCGCACCGCTCGAACCCAAGCTCGACCGGGCGGAACAGCCCGATCTCTCGGCAACGAATTACAGCGCGGGCGTGCGCCATCAGGACAATATCGGGCGTGAGAAGGGCACGAGCACCCAGCTCGACGAACTGGCCCACGCCGCCGCTGTGTCCGAATGGCTCAATTCGCAATGTGTTTCCGGCGATATCGCCGATCTGCTGGTGATCGCCGACCCCAAGACGCTGGGCGAAATGCGCCACCATTACCATTCCGAACTGGAAAAGCGTCTGGTCGGCGAGATCGCCAAGACCATGACCGGCCAGCCGACCGACAAGATCGAACAGGCGATCGCGTCCGCCTGA
- a CDS encoding helix-turn-helix domain-containing protein: protein MPVRVKLDDLLHARRMTLTDLADRVGLTLANLSILKTGKAKAIRFSTLEAICRELDCQPGDLLGYEEEGN, encoded by the coding sequence ATGCCGGTCCGGGTCAAACTCGACGATCTGCTCCACGCGCGGCGAATGACGCTGACCGACCTCGCCGACCGCGTTGGCCTCACGCTTGCCAACCTGTCGATCCTCAAGACCGGCAAGGCCAAGGCGATCCGTTTCTCGACGCTCGAGGCGATCTGTCGCGAGCTCGACTGCCAACCGGGCGATTTGCTTGGATATGAAGAAGAGGGGAATTGA
- the groES gene encoding co-chaperone GroES: MAFRPLHDRVLVRRIEADEKTAGGIIIPDSAKEKPSEGEIVAVGSGARADDGTVTPLDVKAGDRVLFGKWSGTEVKLDGEDLLIMKESDIMGILG; encoded by the coding sequence ATGGCATTTCGTCCACTGCATGACCGCGTTCTGGTCCGTCGCATCGAAGCCGACGAAAAGACCGCAGGCGGCATCATCATTCCCGACAGCGCCAAGGAAAAGCCCAGCGAAGGCGAGATCGTCGCCGTCGGTTCGGGCGCCCGTGCCGATGACGGCACCGTCACCCCGCTCGATGTCAAGGCAGGCGACCGCGTCCTGTTCGGCAAGTGGTCGGGCACCGAGGTCAAGCTCGACGGCGAAGACCTGCTGATCATGAAGGAAAGCGACATCATGGGGATCCTCGGCTGA
- the rplL gene encoding 50S ribosomal protein L7/L12, which yields MADIAKLVEELSKLTVMEAAELAKALEEEWGVSAAAAVAVAGPAAGGDAPAAEEKDEFDVVLTGDGGKKIQVIKEVRAITGLGLGEAKALVEGAPKPIKEGVNKAEAEEIKGKIEAAGGTVELK from the coding sequence ATGGCCGATATCGCCAAGCTTGTCGAAGAACTGAGCAAACTGACCGTCATGGAAGCCGCCGAGCTTGCCAAGGCGCTGGAAGAAGAGTGGGGCGTTAGCGCCGCCGCTGCCGTTGCCGTCGCGGGTCCCGCCGCCGGTGGCGATGCCCCCGCAGCCGAAGAAAAGGACGAATTCGACGTCGTCCTGACCGGCGACGGTGGCAAGAAGATCCAGGTCATCAAGGAAGTCCGCGCCATCACCGGTCTGGGCCTGGGCGAAGCCAAGGCGCTCGTCGAAGGCGCGCCGAAGCCCATCAAGGAAGGCGTCAACAAGGCGGAAGCCGAAGAAATCAAGGGCAAGATCGAAGCCGCTGGCGGCACGGTCGAACTCAAGTAA
- a CDS encoding diguanylate cyclase domain-containing protein, whose protein sequence is MNHSGAIRRKSAVTVHDFLSSRDGEEGVASDSAGEECEAVASKVSRRSEKEPPVTELVDPEPAPKREQARERSAGEELMDNIGTFLLGNDLEITPANLVRAHGIFSGQHPDFASLTAEMEARGEPITQQWLDTLACETDSTEQDRADIDRLAASLQNSIEAFSSTARDARTAAADYREAMDDHAQQAERIDSGETAEELLSRVSDLTRAIRDQAQQAEEKMQRSEREAISLRRDLEEAQRVANIDHLTGLPNRRALDEMLERLWGEARDVDWDGSDASDREPVAVAFCDIDNFKPVNDIHGHDTGDRVLQMVARTLAQGAGEECQVVRYGGEEFVIIYRGFSLEDARDNLDAIRETLSKRPFINRTTRESLGMITFSGGIADLFAFPDRDSALRAADEALYRAKNEGRDRIELAIPPIS, encoded by the coding sequence GTGAACCATTCCGGCGCCATCCGCCGAAAATCGGCGGTCACGGTCCATGACTTCCTGTCTTCGCGGGACGGGGAGGAAGGTGTCGCTTCGGATTCGGCCGGCGAGGAGTGCGAGGCGGTTGCCAGCAAGGTATCGCGCCGATCCGAGAAAGAACCGCCAGTAACCGAGCTGGTCGATCCCGAGCCCGCCCCCAAGCGCGAGCAGGCGCGCGAGCGCAGTGCAGGGGAAGAGCTGATGGACAATATCGGCACGTTCCTCCTCGGTAACGACCTCGAGATCACCCCGGCCAATCTGGTTCGCGCGCATGGGATCTTTTCCGGCCAGCACCCCGATTTCGCGTCCCTGACAGCGGAGATGGAAGCGCGCGGCGAGCCGATCACCCAGCAATGGCTCGACACGCTCGCCTGCGAGACCGACAGCACCGAACAGGACCGCGCCGATATCGACCGGCTGGCCGCCAGCCTTCAGAATTCGATCGAGGCCTTCAGCAGCACCGCCCGCGATGCACGCACCGCCGCCGCCGATTATCGCGAGGCGATGGACGATCATGCGCAGCAGGCGGAGCGGATCGATTCCGGCGAGACGGCGGAAGAGCTGCTCTCCCGCGTGTCCGATCTGACGCGGGCGATCCGCGACCAGGCCCAACAGGCCGAGGAAAAGATGCAACGCAGCGAGCGCGAGGCCATCTCGCTGCGCCGCGATCTCGAGGAGGCGCAGCGCGTCGCCAATATCGACCACCTGACCGGGCTTCCCAATCGCCGCGCCCTCGACGAAATGCTGGAACGCCTCTGGGGCGAGGCGCGCGACGTCGATTGGGACGGCTCGGATGCCAGCGACCGCGAACCGGTCGCGGTCGCCTTCTGCGACATCGACAATTTCAAGCCAGTCAACGACATTCACGGCCACGACACGGGCGACAGGGTTCTCCAGATGGTCGCGCGCACCCTTGCCCAGGGCGCGGGCGAGGAGTGTCAGGTGGTTCGCTACGGGGGCGAGGAATTCGTCATCATCTATCGCGGCTTCTCACTGGAAGATGCACGCGACAATCTGGATGCGATCCGCGAAACCCTGTCTAAGCGCCCCTTCATCAACCGCACGACCCGCGAATCGCTAGGGATGATCACCTTCTCCGGCGGAATCGCCGACCTGTTCGCCTTTCCCGACCGCGACAGCGCCCTGCGCGCGGCGGACGAAGCGCTCTATCGGGCCAAGAACGAAGGGCGGGACCGGATCGAACTTGCGATCCCGCCGATCAGCTGA
- a CDS encoding DUF2975 domain-containing protein, whose translation MLRTAIWMLRAANWLNWIAGALFALLLAMMVTDPDQFRTMFDRAFEGPRSVEALFFWLKFACVCVFVVVGAAHLIFTRLIAMLRDTQAGAAFTETNAKRLATIAWALLAINLVDLAFGQVSVWASATSGEYLGWSLSLTGWFAVPLLLVLARIFKEGAIMRDDLEGTV comes from the coding sequence ATGCTGAGAACGGCGATCTGGATGCTGCGGGCAGCGAATTGGCTGAATTGGATAGCGGGGGCGCTGTTCGCCTTGCTGCTGGCGATGATGGTGACCGATCCCGACCAGTTCCGTACGATGTTCGATCGGGCCTTCGAAGGTCCTCGCTCTGTCGAAGCTTTATTCTTCTGGCTCAAGTTCGCCTGCGTCTGCGTGTTCGTAGTCGTTGGAGCCGCCCATCTTATCTTCACGCGGCTGATCGCCATGCTTCGTGATACGCAGGCAGGCGCGGCTTTTACCGAAACAAATGCAAAGCGCCTCGCCACCATCGCCTGGGCGCTGCTTGCGATCAATCTGGTCGATCTGGCCTTTGGACAGGTTTCGGTCTGGGCGAGCGCGACGAGCGGCGAATATCTCGGCTGGTCGCTGTCCCTGACCGGCTGGTTCGCCGTGCCGCTGCTGCTGGTGCTGGCGCGCATCTTCAAGGAAGGCGCGATCATGCGCGACGATCTTGAGGGCACAGTCTGA
- a CDS encoding mechanosensitive ion channel family protein, producing MTTEKDIAALTIPEQLFMWLRVNMMEIVGAFAVLVIGLLVAGLLSRWARMALARSSRLDATVSQFLANIIKYALWALVIVTVLAQFGVQTTSILAALGGMALAVGLALQGTLSNVASGVMILVQKPFRVGEGISVGNITAVVQDIGLFTTELKQFDGLFVMIPNSELWNQPIVNFNRHPTRRFELTVGIGYGDDMQQAREELLKLAEADERVLPEPAPAAFVASLDDSSVGIGLRVWCATGDYLGLTWDLTEKAKARFDAVGISIPFPQREITTKAA from the coding sequence GTGACGACCGAAAAGGACATCGCCGCTCTCACCATCCCCGAACAGCTTTTCATGTGGCTCAGAGTCAACATGATGGAGATCGTCGGCGCCTTCGCGGTGCTGGTGATCGGCCTGCTGGTGGCAGGGCTGCTGTCGCGCTGGGCGCGCATGGCCCTCGCGCGCTCGTCCCGGCTCGATGCCACGGTCAGCCAGTTCCTCGCCAACATCATCAAATATGCGCTCTGGGCGCTCGTCATCGTCACCGTGCTGGCGCAGTTCGGAGTGCAGACCACCAGCATTCTCGCCGCGCTCGGCGGCATGGCGCTGGCGGTCGGGCTGGCCTTGCAGGGAACGCTGTCCAATGTCGCGTCGGGCGTGATGATCCTGGTTCAGAAACCCTTCCGCGTCGGCGAAGGGATCTCGGTCGGCAATATCACCGCCGTGGTCCAGGATATCGGCCTGTTCACGACCGAACTGAAGCAGTTCGACGGATTGTTCGTGATGATCCCGAATTCCGAATTGTGGAACCAGCCGATCGTCAATTTCAACCGCCACCCGACCCGCCGGTTCGAGCTGACCGTGGGGATCGGCTATGGCGACGATATGCAGCAGGCGCGCGAGGAATTGCTGAAGCTGGCCGAGGCGGACGAACGCGTGCTGCCCGAACCGGCGCCCGCCGCCTTCGTCGCTTCGCTGGACGACAGTTCGGTTGGGATCGGTCTGCGCGTCTGGTGCGCGACGGGCGATTATCTGGGGCTGACCTGGGACCTGACGGAGAAGGCCAAGGCGCGCTTCGACGCGGTCGGCATCTCGATCCCCTTCCCGCAGCGCGAGATCACGACGAAAGCAGCCTAG
- a CDS encoding MATE family efflux transporter has translation MDTNPTSSPLPPEVLGGRDGWRGEFAATLRLSWPLAAANLLQMLTYAVDVIFIARLGEAQLAASALAVALFGLVLWAMSGLTGAVAPVIAADLGARAPALRPVRRGIRMALWLAVMSGALGMALCLLLVPLMRATGQDAAIIGLASEYNIVIIWSLVPMLFNNVLRSFVSALDRPIVATLITAAGIGVNALANYAFIFGNFGMPELGLKGAGVATIITALVTLAAYIIVIRLDPRLHRYRIFGRWWAPDWARFGQIVRIGTPIALTITAEAGIFGAAAFLMGNIGTAQLAAHTVALQIAALAFQVPFGVGQAATIRVGYFYGARDTEGMKRAGWAAIAIGTGFMGATALAMIVAPRYLLAIYVDPWDPANAVLIGYALTYIVIAAAFQLFDGMQAVAAGALRGLQDTRVPMWIAAFAYWVPGIGTALVLGFLTPLEGVGVWIGLATGLTVAAALLIWRWAARDRLGLTNA, from the coding sequence ATGGATACCAATCCGACCTCCTCGCCCCTGCCTCCCGAAGTCCTCGGCGGCAGAGATGGCTGGCGCGGCGAATTCGCCGCCACGCTGCGGCTGAGCTGGCCGCTGGCGGCGGCGAACCTGTTGCAGATGCTGACCTATGCGGTCGACGTGATCTTCATCGCGCGGCTGGGCGAGGCACAACTGGCCGCCTCCGCGCTCGCCGTGGCGCTGTTCGGCCTCGTCCTGTGGGCGATGAGCGGGCTGACCGGCGCGGTCGCGCCCGTGATCGCCGCCGATCTCGGCGCGCGCGCTCCGGCGCTGCGGCCGGTCCGGCGCGGTATCCGCATGGCGCTGTGGCTGGCGGTGATGAGCGGCGCTCTCGGTATGGCGCTGTGCCTTCTGCTCGTCCCCCTGATGCGCGCGACGGGGCAGGACGCGGCGATCATCGGCCTCGCGAGCGAGTACAACATCGTCATCATCTGGTCGCTGGTGCCGATGCTGTTCAACAACGTGTTGCGCAGCTTCGTCTCCGCGCTCGACCGCCCGATCGTCGCGACCCTGATCACAGCTGCGGGCATCGGAGTGAACGCGCTCGCCAATTACGCTTTCATCTTCGGCAATTTCGGGATGCCCGAACTGGGCCTCAAAGGGGCTGGCGTCGCCACGATCATCACCGCGCTGGTGACGCTGGCGGCCTATATCATCGTCATCCGCCTCGACCCGCGCCTCCACCGCTATCGCATCTTCGGACGCTGGTGGGCGCCGGACTGGGCGCGGTTCGGCCAGATCGTTCGGATCGGGACGCCAATCGCGCTGACGATCACGGCGGAGGCGGGCATTTTCGGGGCCGCCGCCTTCCTGATGGGCAATATCGGCACTGCGCAACTGGCCGCGCACACGGTCGCCCTGCAGATCGCGGCGCTCGCCTTCCAGGTGCCTTTCGGCGTCGGTCAGGCGGCGACGATCCGGGTCGGCTATTTCTATGGCGCGCGCGACACTGAGGGGATGAAGCGCGCCGGTTGGGCCGCGATCGCGATCGGGACGGGTTTCATGGGGGCGACCGCGCTCGCGATGATCGTCGCGCCGCGCTATCTGCTCGCGATCTATGTCGATCCCTGGGACCCGGCCAATGCCGTGCTGATCGGCTATGCGCTGACCTATATCGTCATCGCAGCCGCCTTCCAGCTGTTCGACGGGATGCAGGCCGTGGCGGCGGGCGCGCTGCGCGGGCTTCAGGATACGCGCGTGCCGATGTGGATCGCCGCCTTCGCCTATTGGGTGCCGGGGATCGGCACGGCGCTGGTGCTCGGCTTCCTGACGCCTTTAGAGGGCGTGGGCGTGTGGATCGGCCTCGCCACCGGGCTGACCGTGGCCGCCGCGCTGCTAATCTGGCGCTGGGCGGCGCGGGACCGGCTGGGACTTACGAACGCGTAA